The proteins below come from a single Candidatus Falkowbacteria bacterium genomic window:
- a CDS encoding glycosyltransferase: MTDHKEKIWVGFIAYGESTLKYLPYFLDSLAGQTGVELKVVAFDNTETDSANFDYLHSRSEVEVLSAGRNLGFGKAYNLMIARAVSDGARYFFVVNPDIILEASAISVLAGVLDADSSLSSACPKLRRWNFEKSEKTDMIDSCGIVLRPSLQFFDLGQGENDDGQYDKADILGPSGAAGLFRLESLEGIKEEGQYFDEHFFMYKEDCDLAMRLVLRGSKSRLVASAVGYHDRTAAGKGEGLLSRISSRSGKSRLVRSWSFVNQQLIYCKYWRTLGFIEKLRLVRQQCYLLAYVCLFEPYLLLELRQIAIKRRGLKYYE; encoded by the coding sequence ATGACTGACCATAAAGAGAAAATTTGGGTGGGTTTCATCGCTTACGGCGAGTCGACTTTAAAGTACCTCCCGTATTTTCTTGATTCGCTAGCCGGGCAAACTGGCGTCGAACTGAAGGTCGTGGCCTTTGATAATACCGAGACCGACAGCGCCAATTTTGACTATCTGCACTCCCGCTCTGAGGTCGAGGTTTTGTCAGCCGGGAGGAATCTCGGCTTCGGCAAAGCATATAATTTAATGATCGCTCGTGCAGTTTCTGACGGGGCAAGATATTTTTTCGTAGTGAATCCCGATATTATCCTGGAAGCGTCAGCGATAAGCGTGTTGGCTGGGGTGCTGGATGCCGACAGCTCATTGTCATCAGCTTGCCCTAAGCTGAGGCGCTGGAATTTTGAAAAATCTGAAAAGACCGACATGATCGATAGTTGCGGCATCGTGCTGCGGCCGAGCTTGCAATTTTTTGACTTAGGGCAGGGTGAAAATGATGACGGGCAGTATGATAAGGCTGACATCCTCGGACCATCGGGTGCAGCAGGGCTTTTCCGCCTCGAATCCTTGGAGGGAATAAAGGAGGAGGGGCAATATTTCGATGAGCACTTCTTCATGTATAAGGAAGACTGCGATCTTGCTATGCGTTTAGTACTTAGAGGAAGCAAATCTCGGCTCGTGGCCAGTGCGGTCGGCTATCACGATCGCACCGCAGCAGGTAAGGGCGAAGGATTGCTTTCGCGCATCAGCAGCCGCAGCGGGAAATCGAGGCTGGTCAGAAGTTGGTCGTTCGTCAATCAGCAGCTGATATATTGCAAATATTGGCGAACGCTCGGTTTTATTGAAAAATTGAGGCTAGTCAGGCAGCAATGCTATCTTCTGGCGTATGTCTGCCTATTCGAACCCTATCTCTTACTTGAATTGAGGCAGATTGCCATAAAGAGGCGAGGGCTGAAATACTATGAATAA
- a CDS encoding glycosyltransferase family 2 protein, whose protein sequence is MNKVDLSIIIVSWNVKDKLRENLQALHASTGELNFEIFVVDNDSADGTAEMVASEFPWINLIANKENLGFAKANNQAIVSARGDYILLLNPDMKPAPDTMVKMVDWMRINPQAAIAGCHLINETGITVKHVRRFPAFADQLAIVLKLPHLFSGILGRYLREDFDYTQPARVDSVRGGFFMLRKETVRDIGLLDEDYFIWFEEVDYCRRAEKKGLEVWYTPVSECVDYVGQSFKQVKRGTTQKYFQDSMLKYFKKWHPGWQYWILKSAWPIGRTAAVLAEKIKVRPTAKT, encoded by the coding sequence ATGAATAAAGTCGATCTATCAATCATTATCGTTTCGTGGAATGTAAAGGACAAGCTCAGGGAAAACCTGCAGGCCTTGCATGCTAGCACCGGCGAGTTGAACTTCGAGATTTTTGTCGTGGACAATGATTCGGCCGATGGCACTGCCGAAATGGTCGCAAGCGAGTTTCCTTGGATTAATCTGATTGCCAACAAGGAAAATCTCGGCTTTGCCAAGGCCAATAATCAGGCGATCGTTTCGGCCAGAGGTGACTACATTTTATTGCTCAATCCGGACATGAAACCCGCACCTGACACCATGGTCAAGATGGTTGATTGGATGAGAATCAATCCTCAGGCGGCCATTGCCGGGTGCCATCTCATCAATGAAACAGGTATTACCGTAAAGCATGTGCGCCGTTTTCCGGCTTTTGCCGACCAGCTGGCGATCGTTCTGAAGCTGCCCCATCTTTTCAGCGGCATTCTTGGTCGCTATCTGAGAGAAGATTTTGATTACACCCAGCCAGCACGTGTCGATTCGGTCCGTGGCGGATTTTTCATGCTCCGTAAAGAGACTGTCCGCGACATCGGCTTGTTGGACGAAGATTATTTTATCTGGTTCGAAGAAGTCGATTATTGCCGTCGGGCAGAGAAGAAGGGTTTAGAGGTCTGGTATACGCCCGTATCAGAGTGTGTGGATTATGTCGGACAAAGCTTCAAGCAAGTCAAGCGCGGCACGACTCAGAAATATTTTCAGGACAGCATGCTCAAATATTTCAAAAAATGGCACCCGGGTTGGCAGTATTGGATATTGAAATCGGCTTGGCCGATCGGCAGGACCGCTGCCGTCTTGGCAGAGAAGATTAAAGTCAGACCTACCGCCAAAACTTAA
- a CDS encoding fused MFS/spermidine synthase, with protein MLEIAVFVSGAVVMIFELAGSRILAPYLGTSLYVWTSIIGIILGSLSIGYWLGGKLADKNPSLKQLSLIIFFNGLCIGLAGIIKDPLLTAAFPVMRHFTSVFAIVSSLILFAPASILAGLVSPYAVRLKIDSVGTSGKTVGNLYAISTIGSIAGTFFAGFFLIPTFGTSNIVFGLAITLIILSLVAYRQDSVIQKSIAIAAFALLILVPTPITKPYVRADIIDIDTRYNRLWLHQITDEETGKPVLLMQTDFKGAQSGRFLDSNEPVFDYMKYYQLAEYFNPKSTKSLMLGGAAYTYPSYFLEHYPKSSIDVAEIDPGMTEVAKKYFHLDAANPRLRIFHEDARIYMNNTTEKYDAIYSDVFASTNIPHQMTTVETAKQMSSILNENGVVMLNIISGIEGKRGKFLRAEIATFKSVFPQVYLFPVKPGKDSQTTQNVMLVASKNPSRFDFKTDDKQLQTMLDARWVKPIEDDMPILTDDFSPVEYYHQQAL; from the coding sequence CTGCTAGAAATTGCCGTCTTTGTCAGCGGCGCGGTCGTCATGATTTTCGAATTGGCTGGATCAAGGATTCTAGCCCCCTACCTTGGCACCTCGCTTTATGTTTGGACTTCGATCATCGGTATAATCCTCGGCAGCTTAAGCATCGGCTATTGGCTCGGTGGAAAATTAGCCGACAAGAACCCCAGCCTTAAGCAGCTTTCTTTAATAATTTTTTTCAACGGTTTGTGCATCGGGCTGGCTGGAATCATAAAAGACCCGCTCCTGACTGCGGCTTTTCCGGTGATGAGGCACTTCACTTCGGTGTTTGCCATCGTTTCCTCATTGATTCTTTTTGCGCCAGCCAGCATCTTGGCCGGCCTCGTCTCGCCTTATGCCGTCAGACTCAAGATCGATAGTGTCGGCACCTCTGGCAAGACTGTCGGCAATCTTTACGCCATATCGACAATCGGCAGCATCGCCGGAACTTTCTTTGCCGGGTTTTTCCTAATTCCCACTTTTGGCACAAGCAACATCGTCTTTGGCCTGGCCATAACGCTGATTATCTTGTCTCTCGTGGCCTACCGGCAGGACTCGGTCATTCAGAAATCAATAGCCATCGCCGCTTTCGCACTGTTGATTTTGGTCCCAACTCCCATAACTAAGCCCTATGTCCGAGCGGACATCATAGATATCGATACCAGGTATAACCGGCTTTGGCTGCACCAGATAACGGATGAAGAGACGGGAAAGCCTGTACTGCTAATGCAAACGGATTTTAAAGGCGCCCAATCCGGGCGCTTTCTTGATTCTAATGAGCCGGTTTTCGATTATATGAAATATTACCAGCTGGCAGAGTACTTCAATCCGAAATCCACGAAGTCGCTGATGCTGGGCGGTGCAGCCTACACCTACCCCTCCTATTTTCTTGAACACTATCCCAAGTCGAGTATCGATGTCGCGGAAATCGATCCAGGCATGACCGAGGTGGCGAAGAAATATTTTCATCTCGATGCCGCCAATCCCCGCTTGCGCATCTTCCATGAAGACGCCAGAATCTATATGAACAACACTACTGAAAAATACGATGCCATTTACAGCGATGTTTTCGCTTCAACCAATATCCCCCACCAAATGACGACCGTCGAGACTGCCAAGCAGATGAGTTCCATCCTGAACGAAAACGGCGTAGTTATGCTCAATATCATATCGGGCATCGAAGGCAAGCGGGGCAAATTTCTGCGAGCTGAAATTGCGACTTTCAAATCTGTGTTTCCTCAGGTTTACCTCTTCCCGGTAAAGCCAGGCAAAGACAGTCAAACGACCCAGAACGTAATGCTGGTCGCCTCGAAGAACCCATCACGATTCGATTTCAAAACCGACGACAAACAATTGCAGACCATGCTCGACGCCAGATGGGTCAAACCTATAGAAGACGACATGCCGATTTTGACTGACGATTTCTCCCCCGTGGAGTACTATCACCAGCAAGCGCTATAA